The Balaenoptera acutorostrata chromosome 15, mBalAcu1.1, whole genome shotgun sequence genome contains a region encoding:
- the BLCAP gene encoding bladder cancer-associated protein has translation MYCLQWLLPVLLIPKPLNPALWFSHSMFMGFYLLSFLLERKPCTICALVFLAALFLICYSCWGNCFLYHCSDSPLPESAHDPGVVGT, from the coding sequence ATGTATTGCCTCCAGTGGCTGCTGCCCGTCCTCCTCATCCCCAAGCCCCTCAACCCCGCCCTGTGGTTCAGCCACTCCATGTTCATGGGCTTCTACCTGCTCAGCTTCCTCCTGGAACGGAAGCCTTGCACAATTTGTGCCTTGGTTTTCCTGGCAGCCCTGTTCCTCATCTGCTATAGCTGCTGGGGAAACTGTTTCCTGTACCACTGCTCCGATTCCCCGCTTCCGGAATCGGCACACGACCCCGGCGTTGTGGGCACCTAA
- the NNAT gene encoding neuronatin isoform X1 produces the protein MAAVAAASAELLIIGWYIFRVLLQVFLECCIYWVGFAFRNPPGTQPIARSEVFRYSLQKLAYTVSRTGRHVLGERRQRAPN, from the exons ATGGCGGCAGTGGCAGCAGCCTCGGCTGAACTGCTCATCATCGGCTGGTACATTTTCCGCGTGCTGCTGCAG GTGTTCCTGGAATGCTGCATTTACTGGGTAGGATTCGCTTTTCGAAATCCTCCAGGGACACAGCCCATTGCGAGAAGTGAG GTGTTCAGGTACTCCCTGCAGAAGCTGGCATACACCGTGTCGAGAACCGGACGGCACGTGTTGGGAGAGCGCCGCCAGCGGGCCCCCAACTGa
- the NNAT gene encoding neuronatin isoform X3 has translation MAAVAAASAELLIIGWYIFRVLLQVFLECCIYWVGFAFRNPPGTQPIARSVQVLPAEAGIHRVENRTARVGRAPPAGPQLRLQPPPLGGRVTRCSCAVPPAWEPVPRRNGASPVPSRQRSTCQGQ, from the exons ATGGCGGCAGTGGCAGCAGCCTCGGCTGAACTGCTCATCATCGGCTGGTACATTTTCCGCGTGCTGCTGCAG GTGTTCCTGGAATGCTGCATTTACTGGGTAGGATTCGCTTTTCGAAATCCTCCAGGGACACAGCCCATTGCGAGAA GTGTTCAGGTACTCCCTGCAGAAGCTGGCATACACCGTGTCGAGAACCGGACGGCACGTGTTGGGAGAGCGCCGCCAGCGGGCCCCCAACTGaggctccagccccctcccctgggcGGCCGTGTCACCAGGTGCTCCTGTGCAGTTCCACCAGCATGGGAGCCAGTGCCGCGCAGGAATGGGGCGTCCCCTGTGCCCTCTCGCCAGAGGAGCACTTGCCAAGGTCAGTGA
- the NNAT gene encoding neuronatin isoform X2, translated as MAAVAAASAELLIIGWYIFRVLLQVFRYSLQKLAYTVSRTGRHVLGERRQRAPN; from the exons ATGGCGGCAGTGGCAGCAGCCTCGGCTGAACTGCTCATCATCGGCTGGTACATTTTCCGCGTGCTGCTGCAG GTGTTCAGGTACTCCCTGCAGAAGCTGGCATACACCGTGTCGAGAACCGGACGGCACGTGTTGGGAGAGCGCCGCCAGCGGGCCCCCAACTGa